Genomic window (Vibrio pomeroyi):
CTTAACTCTTAAAAGAGGTAAGAAGAATATGGTGGAGGGAGACGGATTCGAACCATCGAAGGCAGTGCCGGCAGATTTACAGTCTGCTCCCTTTGGCCACTCGGGAACCCCTCCAGGGTGTGTCTTACTCTTCACAAAGTAAGCCTAAATTGATGTTTTCCCATAAGCCCATCAATCAGGTTGTTCTCTTAACTCTTAAAAGAGGTAAGAAGAAATATGGTGGAGGGAGACGGATTCGAACCATCGAAGGCGGAGCCGGCAGATTTACAGTCTGCTCCCTTTGGCCACTCGGGAACCCCTCCAGGGTGTTTTTTCCTAACTCATAATGGATAGGCTAAAGAGATGTTTTTCCCAACGCATCTCTCAAGTGCGGAGCGCATCATAGCAAACACGTTAAACGTGTAAAGGGTTTTTCTTATGGTTTTGTGTTAAATGCTGCCTTTTTGGGCAAAGATGGCGAAAAGTACGCATATTGCTCGTGAAGTGAACATCTGTACTAAGGTTTACGTACTGAGGGGTAACACCTTGAGGTGATTGGCTTTCTGTATTGTGTTCAATGTGTCTAAAGCGTGATGAAACGTAAATGGAATTTAATCTAGATTTACACTTCTTGACGTTACAGTATTCATTAGTTGATAGAATACGGTTAATTTCATTTATAGATAATAATACCAATCGTAGTAAATCCAGGTGTCATCCTAGCTTGTTAAAATGCTCGATAACGGCGTTAGAATTTTTGATTGTAGAATAACTACTTATCGAAAATCCTGTCTTGTTCTCAAGCCTTTTTCCTACGCTATTTCTGACCACTTGCTCACTGTGATTGGTATAACCTTACTTGCAGACCATTATTATGAAGCATAAATCTGTTATAACCCTGCTTAGCTTGTCTATTCTTATGGCGTCTCCAGCCGCACTTGCTAAACGAATGGGCCCTAGCACTGTCACTGTTGTTACTGAGCAGGTTGATATTCACCAAGTTAGCCAATCTCTTTCTTTGGTCGGTAAGTTAGAAGCCGAACAATCTGTAATGATCACTTCTGAAGTGGCTGGCCGAGTCGACTCTATCAAGATCAAAGCGAACCAAGATGTCACCAAAGGACAGATGTTGGTTCAGCTAGACGACGACAAAGCGAAAGCAGCCGTCGCAGAAGCTCAAGCATATCTAAAAGACGAACAACGTAAGCTAGCGGAATTTCAACGCCTAGTGAAACGTAACGCGATCACTCAAACGGAAATCGATGCACAGAAAACCAATGTTGAAATTGCAAATGCTCGTTTAGCTGCGGCAAATGCCAACCTAAAAGATCTGCACATTAGCGCGCCTTTCTCTGGCACGGTCGGTTTTATCGACTTTAGCCGAGGCAAAATGGTGACATCAGGTACTGAACTGGTGACTCTAGATGATCTGTCTGTGATGCAGCTAGACCTTCAAATCCCTGAGCGTTACCTTTCGAAACTGTCTAAAGGCATGACAGTAACGGCTCGCACCAGTGCGTGGGGTGATACTCAGTTTACCGGTACAGTGG
Coding sequences:
- a CDS encoding efflux RND transporter periplasmic adaptor subunit, yielding MKHKSVITLLSLSILMASPAALAKRMGPSTVTVVTEQVDIHQVSQSLSLVGKLEAEQSVMITSEVAGRVDSIKIKANQDVTKGQMLVQLDDDKAKAAVAEAQAYLKDEQRKLAEFQRLVKRNAITQTEIDAQKTNVEIANARLAAANANLKDLHISAPFSGTVGFIDFSRGKMVTSGTELVTLDDLSVMQLDLQIPERYLSKLSKGMTVTARTSAWGDTQFTGTVVGIDSRINAETLNLRVRIHFDNNNDYLKPGMLVAADMDFPPVEAPIIPVQALEYSGTKRFVYVIDEDNKATRTEVFLGARIDNEVVIEKGIEIGQKIVVQGIVNMRDGVLVQELAVNRPADAASDKKAQEGAN